A single genomic interval of Lusitaniella coriacea LEGE 07157 harbors:
- a CDS encoding pyroglutamyl-peptidase I family protein: MQTQILLTSFQTWLPHQHSNSSDDLLGAIESQLFPNFSLRFLRQLPVDIEKSSRRAIAQIDRTHPNAILCCGMAETRNTLTVESTAWRGNKSLQTTLSLDSIVANLSATEISHDAGKFVCEGLYYEVLNHIQHKQLPISCLFIHVPLLTPHNFSMISADFCQLLDRVAKLRF, encoded by the coding sequence ATGCAAACTCAAATTCTTTTAACCTCTTTTCAAACCTGGTTGCCCCATCAACATTCTAATTCTTCTGACGATCTCTTAGGGGCGATTGAGTCTCAGCTATTTCCCAATTTTTCTTTAAGGTTTCTGCGGCAATTACCCGTTGATATTGAGAAATCCAGTCGGCGCGCGATCGCGCAAATCGATCGCACCCATCCCAATGCTATCCTCTGTTGCGGCATGGCAGAAACTCGCAACACCCTCACCGTTGAATCCACTGCTTGGCGAGGCAACAAGTCCCTCCAAACAACCCTCTCTCTCGATTCGATTGTTGCCAATTTGAGCGCCACAGAGATCAGTCACGATGCGGGTAAATTTGTGTGCGAAGGTTTGTACTATGAAGTCTTAAATCATATCCAACACAAACAGTTACCGATTTCCTGTCTTTTTATTCATGTTCCCCTTCTAACACCGCACAATTTTTCCATGATTTCTGCGGACTTTTGCCAACTGCTCGATCGGGTTGCAAAATTGCGTTTTTAG
- the hisH gene encoding imidazole glycerol phosphate synthase subunit HisH — MVLIATIDYDMGNLHSACKGLENAGATPIITDSPSDIDRADAVVLPGVGAFDPAVQHLRSRNLIEPIKRAIASGKPFLGICLGLQILFDGSEEGSEPGLGIIPGMVRRFQIEPGITIPHMGWNRLNFTQPNLPLWQNIGENPYVYFVHSYYVDPKDPAIRAATVTHGSQIVTAAIARDNLTAVQFHPEKSSTAGLQILSNFVAQVRSQIDAPDPVTC, encoded by the coding sequence ATGGTGCTTATTGCAACAATCGACTACGACATGGGCAATCTGCACTCTGCGTGCAAGGGATTGGAAAACGCCGGGGCAACCCCCATTATCACCGACTCTCCCTCTGATATCGATCGCGCGGATGCTGTTGTTTTACCGGGAGTCGGGGCATTCGATCCGGCAGTGCAACACCTGAGATCGCGCAATCTCATAGAACCCATCAAACGCGCGATCGCGTCGGGAAAACCTTTCCTGGGCATTTGTTTGGGACTGCAAATCCTCTTCGACGGCTCTGAAGAAGGGAGCGAACCCGGACTCGGCATTATTCCCGGAATGGTTCGCCGCTTCCAAATCGAACCCGGTATTACAATTCCCCACATGGGATGGAACCGACTCAACTTCACGCAACCGAATCTTCCCCTGTGGCAAAACATTGGAGAGAATCCCTACGTCTACTTCGTTCACTCCTACTACGTCGATCCCAAAGACCCCGCAATCCGCGCCGCCACAGTCACTCACGGTTCCCAAATCGTTACCGCCGCGATCGCGCGAGACAACCTCACAGCAGTGCAATTTCACCCCGAAAAATCCTCAACCGCCGGACTGCAAATCCTCTCCAACTTCGTCGCCCAAGTCCGCAGCCAGATTGATGCGCCAGACCCCGTAACCTGCTAA
- a CDS encoding TMEM165/GDT1 family protein, translating to MTLTDSPESSSKVPQPPSPQQRNVGFWAIFNSTFLAIFLAEMGDKTQLATLLIAAESHSPWIVFAGAALALIATSLIGVLLGYWLSKRVSPKTMDLAAAALLMSVSILLLWDVVCS from the coding sequence GTGACTTTAACCGACTCTCCAGAATCCTCCAGCAAAGTACCCCAACCCCCATCGCCCCAACAACGGAATGTCGGATTTTGGGCAATCTTTAACTCCACCTTCCTTGCCATTTTCCTCGCGGAAATGGGCGACAAAACCCAACTCGCAACCCTGCTCATCGCCGCCGAATCCCATTCCCCTTGGATTGTGTTCGCTGGCGCAGCCCTTGCCCTGATCGCAACCAGTCTCATCGGCGTACTCCTGGGCTATTGGCTTTCCAAGCGCGTTTCTCCCAAAACAATGGACTTAGCCGCCGCAGCCCTGTTAATGAGCGTTTCGATTCTCCTGCTTTGGGATGTCGTTTGCAGCTAG
- a CDS encoding TMEM165/GDT1 family protein, translated as MDWQLFGLSFITVFIAEIGDKSQIAAIALSGSSKSPRAVFFGTASALLLASFIGVLLGGGVAQLFPAKLLKALAAIGFALLALRILWFDDNGESQ; from the coding sequence ATGGATTGGCAACTTTTTGGATTGAGTTTTATCACCGTTTTTATCGCAGAGATTGGCGACAAAAGTCAAATCGCCGCGATCGCGCTCAGTGGCAGTTCTAAGTCCCCCCGTGCCGTCTTCTTCGGCACCGCAAGCGCCCTACTACTCGCTAGTTTTATCGGCGTACTCCTCGGAGGAGGCGTAGCACAGCTATTCCCCGCAAAATTGCTCAAAGCCCTCGCCGCGATCGGTTTTGCCCTCCTCGCCCTGCGCATCCTCTGGTTCGATGACAACGGCGAAAGTCAGTAA